Part of the Desulfitibacter alkalitolerans DSM 16504 genome is shown below.
AACGTACAGAAACAATCCTTTTGAGGATCCATTTTTTCATGAACTATCCATTCTTGCAGAGAAAAATAATTATATTGATCCAGAGCTTCATACACAATACAACACTAAACGGGGATTACGAAACAGTGACGGTACAGGAGTCTTGATTGGACTTACAGAAATTGGCGAAGTACACGGTTATATAAAGGAAAATGATAAAAAAATACCGCAGGAAGGCAAGCTGCTGTACAGGGGAATAGATGTTAAAGAAATTGTAGAAGGCATCCAAAAAGAGGGAAGATTCGGCTTCGAAGAGGTATGCTACTTACTGCTCTTTGGCAGCCTGCCAAATGAAGATCAGTTGTCCACATTTAAAGAAATGTTATGCACACTCAGGCATTTACCTAATGGTTTTCGTGAAACCATGATTTTAAAGGCTCCAAGTAAAAACGTTATGAATAAATTAGCCAGGACTGTACTTACAAGCTATTCCTATGATGACAATCCAGATGATACTAGTGTTAAAAATGTACTTAGGCAGTCAATAGAATTGATTGCACGTTTTCCTTTAATGATTGCCTATGGGTATCAAGCAAAAATTCACTACTACGATAATCAGAGTCTGGTTATTCATCTGCCCAAGGATGAATTAAGCACCTCAGAGTGTTTCCTGCATATGATAAGACCGAACCACGATTATTCAGAGCTTGAAGCTCAAACCCTGGATTTGAGCCTGATTCTACATGCAGAACATGGCGGTGGAAACAACTCTGCATTTACTACCCATGTAGTGTCTTCCGCCGATACTGACACTTACTCGGCTATTTCTGCAGCTATTGGTTCTTTAAAAGGCAACAAACACGGTGGAGCTAATATTAAGGTTGTTGAAATGATTGATGACTTAAAAGCCAATGTAAAAGATTGGACAGACGAAAAGCAAGTGGAAGAGTACTTAACAAAGGTAAATATGAAGGAAGCCTATGATAGGACTGGATTGATCTATGGCATGGGGCATGCAGTATATACCTTGTCAGATCCAAGGACAGTACTGCTGAAAGAAAAGGCGGAGAAATTGGCTAAAGAAAAGAATATGTCCGATGAATTTCACCTTTATAGTCTAGTGGAAAAGCTTACTCCAGTGGTTCTTTCAAAAAAATATGACCAGGAGGTTATCATACCTGCTAATGTGGACCTTTACTCAGGCTTTGTTTACCAAATGCTTAATATTCCTAGGGATCTTTATACACCTATATTTGCAATGGCCAGAATTCCCGGATGGTGTGCACATAGGGTAGAAGAAATAGTAAGTGGCGGCAAAATAATAAGACCTGCATATAAAAGCGTTCAAACAAGCTCTGAATATATACCATTATATTCTAGATCTTAAAATAATATTTAAAAGTAATGTGCTATATAGTTTAAGCTTTTAAGACCAATGCAAAAGGGGCGTATGAAATCCTGGTTTCTCGCCCCTTTCTTTTTTTAATAACTCTATATTTACTCAGTATTATTAAATGCCCAGCAATTAGAATTAAATAGCTATTATAGACTAGTTTTTATGATTGCCATTTGACAGTTCATTAAAGTTACAGCTTGTTGCAGTTAACCAGCCTCGTAATTTCATGGCATCCCGTATGCGCATTACTGCTAGAATTATGGATGCCTCAGTCAGGTTAACTTTTTCTGCAGCTTTAATGTCTAGGATATTAGCAAAGGTGTCAGTAATTGTGTGTTTAATAAAGCTTAAAACATTGTCTTTATTTTTTTGCTGAGCGCTCAAGGAGCCTGAATACTCCATATTAGAAGCTATAACACCACCTGAATTGGCAACTATATCCGGGAAAACTAATATATTTTCACCTTCTAAGATTTCCATGCCTTCAGGTGTTATGGGCATGTTAGCCCCTGATACTATTGCCTTTGCCTGTACCATTTTTGAGGTTCTTCCATTTAAAACATGACCAGCAGCACATGGCAAAAGCACATCTATATCTAGACTAAAGAGCTGATCATTGTCCAGGGTATTATCTGAAAAGCCTGCAATTGTGCCATGTTTTTGTGCATAGTCCATTAATTCTAATATATCAATACCATCCTTGTCATACACACCACCATTACTATCAGTAACTCCAACAACTTTAACGCCCTGCTCGGCCAGATAATAAGCAGTATAGGATCCAACATTTCCAAAGCCTTGAATTGCCACCTTAGCTTTTGTGGGTTCTATTCCCAGGTGCTGCAATGACTCAATGGCAGCAACTGATACTCCGTAACCAGTACTTTCTTTTCTTCCAGGAAGCCAGCCGTGGACACCCTCAGGCTTACCAGTCACTGAAGCCGGGTCACCTGTAGCGTTATATATTTCTGTCATCTGTTCTGCACTTGCACCCATATCAGGTGCGGGAATATACGTGTGGCTTGTCAGCATTGTTCTAAACTTATTCCCATATTCTTTAAAAATAGCTCTTTTTACAACTCTCTCAAAATCAAAGCTTCTGGTGCGAATATCAAACAAATTGTAAAGTTCTTGCATATCAACCCTTAGCCCGGATTTTCCACCACCAAATTCAATGCCTGTTACAGCTGTTTTTAATGTCATAAGCCTGGCCAGCTCTGTTGTCTCCCAAACATCAACATCACCGGCTAACCTAATACCGCCTTTATATGGACCACGTGCATTGTTATGAAGAACAACACACCCCCATACATTAAAAATTTTTCCAAACACTTCAACAGGTAAACGGAATATATAAATATTTTGCGGTTTTATTAACTCTACAATGGTATTTTTATTAAGGCCTAAACGTTTACCAGCCATTTCAATCAGTGCACTAGATACATTACTTGGCTCTGGACTACCAATTATCTGCTCCATACCTGTTTTTTGAAAGGCATTCATCAGCTTAATCCTCCTAATAAAAACTCGTGGTCACGGGGCAGAAAGCCCCGAAACTACGGTATTATATCGTCGACTACATGTAGTCAACGTACTTTTTTATTCATATAGCAACCCTCGAAGATGTTCCAGTTCTATGCGAAGCTTCCGATTTTCTTCTTCCAGTTTTGCTATGCGCTTATCTTTTGTTTCAATAATCACGTCCTTTGAACGCGATGTTTTGTCATATTTAGCACGTTTGTTCATTTCGTTATTCACATCACATGCCCGTTGTTCTTCAATTCTTTTTCGTATATCCACATCTTCATATAAAAAGCTTTTTGAAATACCACTATACCTATAGACACTATTAAAATTCACTTTCTTCCCAGATACAACCAACTGGTTGATTGCAACCAGTGCCTTTGCTTTTGCTTCTTGTGTTCTTTTTCTATCGCTTTCGAGTAATCCTTTCATTTTATCAGCCATCACACTCCTCCCGATGAATGCCATTTTTATGGATCAGCCCTTCCTTCTGGATTCGTGAGAGCATCTTTTCAAGGATTTCAAGATAATTCCGGTTCTTTTCTTCCCATTCGCTTCTCCCAAGTGTTTTGCTGATTTTTAGATGCTCTTTCACTTTTTCAATCTCTTTCTCATACTCTGCAATATTGTCACGGCTAGTACAGAAGTTAGCACAGTCAAGGCATTGGTTTATCTGTTGGCGGCATGGCAGTTTTGCTGGTTTAAAGCACAATCCGAATGGGACTCTCACAGCATCCAGATTCTTGCGGATAAATTCATATCGGATTTCTTCTTTTAGCTTTTCCTTATGCCCATTAGGCGGCGTACTTTCAAGATGCAGAAGGTTTAGTTTCTCTGTCTCTTTCCATTTCCTATACAGCATGTTTTCAGTGACCTTCGAATAGTGCAACGTCATTTGAAGGCTGCAATGTCCTAGAATCTGCTGAATGATTCCTATGGGCATTCCCTGCTCTGTATATTCTAATGCCCTCGTATGTCTTAGGGCATGAGCCTTGAAATGGTATGGCTTTTCATCCCCGTCAAGGATTCCTTTCTTGTCTATCAATTGCTGTACGGCTGCTGAGAATGCTGGTTTGCTTAATGGAAGCCCTTTACAGCGCCCTTCATAGGTATTGAACAGGTATTTATCTGGATTATTGTCATCTGTGCTGCGCTTCACTGCATCATCCACAATCTTTTTTACCATATCTGCTACTTCTTTACGGATTGGAATCTTTAAAAGTGGTATCCCTGTCTTTGTGATCTCTGCACACAGATAAGGAATGTATTCTTTGTCATGGCTATTCCACAGATGCTCTAGACAACTGTCATATCTGAGGTTCAGAACATCTGTCCCACGCCATCCTGTCTCCCGGAGCAGGACATATACTGGCATCATTTCTACAGGTTCTATCTCGCCAATGCAGACATCTAGTTGCCATCTGATTGGTTCTGGCACATATTTTACTTTTCCCATGGTATCTGCTGACCGCTCACGCTTTGGTATATCATCTTCAAATATCAGTCGGTTTACATCCTTCTTCGGTGCTTGTGGGTACTCAGCAAGCTGTATATAGTCAATAAACTGCCGGATAAACGAGACTGCCTTGCTGCGAAATGTAGCGTTTTTACCTTCATAGTCACCGGCAACCCAGCCTAAGTATTTTTCAATGTCCTGCCTTGCAAGTCTCTCAAGGAAGCCATCTGTATATCTATGGGCATAAAAAGTCCTAAAAAAGTATCGGATATACATCATCATTTCTGTGCAATAGGACCAGCTTCGTTTGATGACAAGGCGGCTCATAAAGCGCTTTGTCATTTCACGGTAATAGGTTGGTATATTCTCGAAGCTTATGCTGACCTTCTCGCGTTTTCCTGCCGCTGATACTTTTGTGCCTGGAATACGGGCGGCACGCCAGACATCCTTTTCTAGCTCATCACGGTCACCATAGTAATCCGTGATGAACTTGGCAGCTCCATGCTTTAATTGCAGATATCTGTAGCTTTCTGTGTCATTCAGTCCTGCATTTTCTAATTCCCTGTCATAAGTGTTCAGCCCATTAAAGCTTGTTACATTCCTTATTGATGACAGCAGTTTTCCTATGTTTGCTATCGCCTGCCGGTAGTTCTTATAGACACTGATAGCTTCGATAATCCCATCCTTCATAGAGTAGAGTAGGAAGTATTTCATTTCTACTTTTAATCGCTCATTTTTGTATGAACTGAA
Proteins encoded:
- a CDS encoding tyrosine-type recombinase/integrase encodes the protein MKTATRTQYELFDERYYRMIQYLSSEGDYWKDNDRWYMDAESFKEALIPVIKSGHWLLCDFSSYKNERLKVEMKYFLLYSMKDGIIEAISVYKNYRQAIANIGKLLSSIRNVTSFNGLNTYDRELENAGLNDTESYRYLQLKHGAAKFITDYYGDRDELEKDVWRAARIPGTKVSAAGKREKVSISFENIPTYYREMTKRFMSRLVIKRSWSYCTEMMMYIRYFFRTFYAHRYTDGFLERLARQDIEKYLGWVAGDYEGKNATFRSKAVSFIRQFIDYIQLAEYPQAPKKDVNRLIFEDDIPKRERSADTMGKVKYVPEPIRWQLDVCIGEIEPVEMMPVYVLLRETGWRGTDVLNLRYDSCLEHLWNSHDKEYIPYLCAEITKTGIPLLKIPIRKEVADMVKKIVDDAVKRSTDDNNPDKYLFNTYEGRCKGLPLSKPAFSAAVQQLIDKKGILDGDEKPYHFKAHALRHTRALEYTEQGMPIGIIQQILGHCSLQMTLHYSKVTENMLYRKWKETEKLNLLHLESTPPNGHKEKLKEEIRYEFIRKNLDAVRVPFGLCFKPAKLPCRQQINQCLDCANFCTSRDNIAEYEKEIEKVKEHLKISKTLGRSEWEEKNRNYLEILEKMLSRIQKEGLIHKNGIHREECDG
- a CDS encoding Glu/Leu/Phe/Val family dehydrogenase, translating into MNAFQKTGMEQIIGSPEPSNVSSALIEMAGKRLGLNKNTIVELIKPQNIYIFRLPVEVFGKIFNVWGCVVLHNNARGPYKGGIRLAGDVDVWETTELARLMTLKTAVTGIEFGGGKSGLRVDMQELYNLFDIRTRSFDFERVVKRAIFKEYGNKFRTMLTSHTYIPAPDMGASAEQMTEIYNATGDPASVTGKPEGVHGWLPGRKESTGYGVSVAAIESLQHLGIEPTKAKVAIQGFGNVGSYTAYYLAEQGVKVVGVTDSNGGVYDKDGIDILELMDYAQKHGTIAGFSDNTLDNDQLFSLDIDVLLPCAAGHVLNGRTSKMVQAKAIVSGANMPITPEGMEILEGENILVFPDIVANSGGVIASNMEYSGSLSAQQKNKDNVLSFIKHTITDTFANILDIKAAEKVNLTEASIILAVMRIRDAMKLRGWLTATSCNFNELSNGNHKN
- a CDS encoding DUF6262 family protein — encoded protein: MADKMKGLLESDRKRTQEAKAKALVAINQLVVSGKKVNFNSVYRYSGISKSFLYEDVDIRKRIEEQRACDVNNEMNKRAKYDKTSRSKDVIIETKDKRIAKLEEENRKLRIELEHLRGLLYE
- a CDS encoding citrate/2-methylcitrate synthase — translated: MVSLTYRNNPFEDPFFHELSILAEKNNYIDPELHTQYNTKRGLRNSDGTGVLIGLTEIGEVHGYIKENDKKIPQEGKLLYRGIDVKEIVEGIQKEGRFGFEEVCYLLLFGSLPNEDQLSTFKEMLCTLRHLPNGFRETMILKAPSKNVMNKLARTVLTSYSYDDNPDDTSVKNVLRQSIELIARFPLMIAYGYQAKIHYYDNQSLVIHLPKDELSTSECFLHMIRPNHDYSELEAQTLDLSLILHAEHGGGNNSAFTTHVVSSADTDTYSAISAAIGSLKGNKHGGANIKVVEMIDDLKANVKDWTDEKQVEEYLTKVNMKEAYDRTGLIYGMGHAVYTLSDPRTVLLKEKAEKLAKEKNMSDEFHLYSLVEKLTPVVLSKKYDQEVIIPANVDLYSGFVYQMLNIPRDLYTPIFAMARIPGWCAHRVEEIVSGGKIIRPAYKSVQTSSEYIPLYSRS